The Streptomyces sp. NL15-2K genome contains a region encoding:
- a CDS encoding tyrosinase family oxidase copper chaperone has product MVVSAGGVPLGARDGAPDPARPEALGRTRRELARGLYSCALIAALTSGSAASRPRHPRPGIAPGDTAFDVAYRGRRIRGRWLPGGGTPEDGRWHVTVDGRPLHLMRRADGTWLSMVDHYCSYPTPLEAARAAVDELGSGQRLRALGPQPVDGGHLHRGHPHGVRA; this is encoded by the coding sequence ATGGTCGTCAGCGCCGGCGGAGTGCCGCTGGGTGCCAGGGACGGAGCACCGGACCCGGCACGGCCCGAAGCACTGGGCAGAACACGGCGGGAACTGGCGCGCGGACTGTACTCCTGCGCACTCATCGCCGCCCTTACCTCAGGGTCCGCCGCCTCCCGGCCTCGGCACCCCCGACCCGGCATCGCCCCGGGTGACACGGCCTTCGACGTCGCGTACCGCGGCCGCCGTATCCGCGGTCGGTGGCTCCCCGGGGGCGGCACACCCGAGGACGGCCGGTGGCATGTCACGGTGGACGGCCGCCCCCTGCATCTGATGCGCCGCGCCGACGGCACCTGGCTGAGCATGGTGGACCACTACTGTTCGTACCCGACACCGCTCGAGGCGGCCCGCGCCGCCGTCGACGAACTCGGTTCCGGTCAGCGGTTGCGTGCCCTGGGGCCGCAACCGGTGGACGGTGGACACCTGCACAGGGGTCACCCGCATGGCGTACGTGCGTAA
- a CDS encoding tyrosinase family protein encodes MAYVRKDAGTLTRAEKRRFVKALLELKRRGEYDEFVRLHIAHFSADGEHGLRTAHMAPSFLPWHRQFLLELERALRRVDPSVTLPYWDWTRDRTTTSAPWTADLLGGTGRRSDRQVMTGPFAYREGNWIIKVGVTDEKFLTRDLGRPRAPLDLPTKRELEWALKEPAYDVAPWDSTVTRGFRNRLEGWGTGRGRSSWRNHNRVHRWVGGAMLGAASVNDPVFWLHHASIDLLWYRWQRRHRGARYLPATPPGPDDEQHGRIVARHQKLPPWDVSPDELEDVGRIYRYA; translated from the coding sequence ATGGCGTACGTGCGTAAAGACGCCGGCACGCTCACCAGGGCCGAGAAGCGACGGTTCGTCAAGGCGCTGCTGGAGCTCAAACGGCGCGGCGAGTACGACGAGTTCGTGCGCCTGCACATCGCGCACTTCTCCGCCGATGGCGAGCACGGACTGCGCACCGCGCACATGGCCCCTTCCTTCCTGCCGTGGCACCGCCAGTTTCTGCTCGAACTGGAGCGCGCCCTACGCCGAGTGGACCCGTCGGTGACCCTGCCGTACTGGGACTGGACGCGCGACCGCACGACCACCTCCGCGCCGTGGACGGCGGACCTTCTGGGCGGCACCGGGCGCCGATCCGACCGCCAGGTGATGACAGGTCCGTTCGCCTACCGGGAGGGCAACTGGATCATCAAGGTGGGCGTGACCGACGAGAAGTTCCTCACCCGGGACCTCGGCAGGCCGCGGGCCCCGCTCGACCTGCCCACGAAGAGGGAACTGGAGTGGGCGCTGAAGGAACCCGCCTACGATGTGGCGCCCTGGGACTCGACGGTCACGCGAGGTTTCCGCAACCGACTGGAGGGCTGGGGCACCGGCCGGGGCAGGAGCTCCTGGCGCAATCACAACCGAGTGCACCGCTGGGTCGGCGGGGCCATGCTCGGTGCCGCCTCCGTCAACGACCCCGTCTTCTGGCTGCACCACGCCTCCATCGACCTGCTGTGGTACCGCTGGCAGCGCCGTCATCGCGGAGCCCGCTACCTCCCCGCCACACCGCCGGGCCCTGACGACGAGCAGCACGGCCGGATCGTGGCCCGGCACCAGAAGCTGCCGCCGTGGGACGTGTCGCCGGACGAGCTCGAGGACGTCGGCCGGATCTACCGGTACGCGTGA